One window of the Bubalus kerabau isolate K-KA32 ecotype Philippines breed swamp buffalo chromosome 9, PCC_UOA_SB_1v2, whole genome shotgun sequence genome contains the following:
- the LOC129619468 gene encoding UL16-binding protein 1-like isoform X1: MDRKAGPGARLGFGAQVLLVAFRLCTARGGSPCAMSQRGTLCNAHSLCYNFTIDPHPSPGEPWCVVEGQVDGNVFLSYHCGGTKIQSTSPLGEEVKTTHTWETQTETLTDIGNFLKGQFPDIIPEKHTARDPLTLQGRMTCRCEEDGHISGSWQFGFNGEMCLRFDSENGHWTIDHSRGRQIKEKWENDRAVTDFFKKVSMGDCRAWLQDFMVCWEKMLKTSASPTTGPPTVQSMATAIKSKTWILPVVLTSFIMFS, translated from the exons atggacaggaaggctggCCCCGGAGCGCGTCTTGGTTTCGGGGCTCAGGTGCTACTCGTGGCTTTCCGGTTGTGCACGGCGCGAGGCG GATCGCCCTGTGCTATGAGCCAGCGTGGTACTCTCTGCA ACGCTCACTCTCTTTGCTACAATTTCACCATCGATCCTCACCCCAGTCCTGGAGAGCCATGGTGTGTGGTTGAAGGCCAGGTCGATGGGAATGTTTTTCTCTCCTATCACTGTGGTGGCACCAAGATCCAATCCACAAGTCCATTGGGAGAGGAGGTGAAAACTACACACACTTGGGAAACACAGACAGAAACACTGACAGACATCGGGAACTTCCTCAAGGGGCAATTTCCTGACATTATACCGGAGAAACACACGGCCAGAG ACCCTCTGACCCTGCAGGGCAGGATGACGTGCCGTTGTGAAGAAGATGGACACATCAGTGGATCCTGGCAGTTCGGCTTCAATGGAGAAATGTGCCTCCGCTTTGATTCAGAGAATGGGCACTGGACAATAGATCATTCTAGAGGGAGACAGATTAAAGAGAAGTGGGAGAATGACAGAGCTGTGACCGACTTCTTCAAGAAGGTCTCCATGGGAGACTGTCGGGCCTGGCTTCAGGATTTTATGGTGTGCTGGGAGAAAATGTTGAAGACCTCAG CATCACCGACCACAGGCCCCCCGACAGTGCAGTCCATGGCCACAGCCATCAAGTCCAAAACCTGGATCCTCCCCGTGGTCCTCACCAGTTTCATCATGTTTTCCTAG
- the LOC129619468 gene encoding UL16-binding protein 1-like isoform X2, with protein MDRKAGPGARLGFGAQVLLVAFRLCTARGDAHSLCYNFTIDPHPSPGEPWCVVEGQVDGNVFLSYHCGGTKIQSTSPLGEEVKTTHTWETQTETLTDIGNFLKGQFPDIIPEKHTARDPLTLQGRMTCRCEEDGHISGSWQFGFNGEMCLRFDSENGHWTIDHSRGRQIKEKWENDRAVTDFFKKVSMGDCRAWLQDFMVCWEKMLKTSASPTTGPPTVQSMATAIKSKTWILPVVLTSFIMFS; from the exons atggacaggaaggctggCCCCGGAGCGCGTCTTGGTTTCGGGGCTCAGGTGCTACTCGTGGCTTTCCGGTTGTGCACGGCGCGAGGCG ACGCTCACTCTCTTTGCTACAATTTCACCATCGATCCTCACCCCAGTCCTGGAGAGCCATGGTGTGTGGTTGAAGGCCAGGTCGATGGGAATGTTTTTCTCTCCTATCACTGTGGTGGCACCAAGATCCAATCCACAAGTCCATTGGGAGAGGAGGTGAAAACTACACACACTTGGGAAACACAGACAGAAACACTGACAGACATCGGGAACTTCCTCAAGGGGCAATTTCCTGACATTATACCGGAGAAACACACGGCCAGAG ACCCTCTGACCCTGCAGGGCAGGATGACGTGCCGTTGTGAAGAAGATGGACACATCAGTGGATCCTGGCAGTTCGGCTTCAATGGAGAAATGTGCCTCCGCTTTGATTCAGAGAATGGGCACTGGACAATAGATCATTCTAGAGGGAGACAGATTAAAGAGAAGTGGGAGAATGACAGAGCTGTGACCGACTTCTTCAAGAAGGTCTCCATGGGAGACTGTCGGGCCTGGCTTCAGGATTTTATGGTGTGCTGGGAGAAAATGTTGAAGACCTCAG CATCACCGACCACAGGCCCCCCGACAGTGCAGTCCATGGCCACAGCCATCAAGTCCAAAACCTGGATCCTCCCCGTGGTCCTCACCAGTTTCATCATGTTTTCCTAG